One Aster yellows witches'-broom phytoplasma AYWB DNA segment encodes these proteins:
- a CDS encoding NAD(P)-dependent malic enzyme, protein MNIKEKALEMHEKNKGKVGVVSKVKVQNLDDLSLVYTPGVAEPCLKIKENPSDVYRYTMKGNMVGVITNGTAVLGLGNIGPKASLPVMEGKAILFKELAGIDSFPICIDSTDSQEIVNIVSKISTVFGAINLEDIKSPQCIEIEDALKAKLDIPVFHDDQHGTAIVVAAGILNALKVVKKSIEDVQVVINGAGSAGMAIAKMLLLLKVNNVVLVDKTGTLYKGVANLNEPQKKLVEVTNKYQEKGTLKEVLKGKDIFIGVSAPGIVTAEMVATMAKDAIVFALANPVPEIMPDEAKKGGARIVATGRSDFPNQVNNCLAFPGVFRGTLDAKATQITEEMKKAATYALKNIIKEQDLNENNILPTSFNKEVVKQIALAVCKVAKETGVVRK, encoded by the coding sequence ATGAACATCAAAGAAAAAGCATTAGAAATGCATGAAAAAAATAAAGGTAAAGTAGGTGTCGTAAGTAAAGTAAAAGTACAAAACTTAGATGATTTATCATTAGTTTATACTCCAGGAGTAGCAGAGCCTTGTTTAAAAATTAAGGAAAATCCTAGTGATGTTTATCGTTATACTATGAAAGGTAATATGGTAGGTGTTATTACAAATGGGACTGCAGTTTTAGGATTGGGTAATATTGGTCCGAAAGCTTCTTTGCCAGTGATGGAAGGAAAAGCTATTTTGTTTAAGGAATTAGCAGGGATTGATTCTTTTCCTATTTGTATTGATTCTACTGATTCTCAAGAAATAGTAAATATTGTTTCTAAAATTTCCACTGTTTTTGGAGCAATTAATTTAGAAGATATTAAGTCTCCCCAATGTATTGAAATTGAAGATGCACTTAAAGCTAAACTTGATATTCCTGTTTTTCATGATGATCAACATGGCACTGCTATTGTAGTTGCTGCAGGAATTCTAAATGCTTTAAAAGTAGTTAAAAAATCTATTGAAGATGTTCAAGTAGTCATTAATGGAGCAGGTTCTGCAGGGATGGCAATTGCTAAAATGTTGTTGTTATTAAAAGTTAACAATGTTGTTTTAGTCGATAAAACAGGAACTTTATATAAAGGAGTAGCTAATCTTAATGAGCCTCAAAAAAAATTAGTTGAAGTAACTAATAAATATCAAGAAAAAGGAACTTTGAAAGAAGTACTTAAAGGGAAAGATATTTTTATTGGTGTATCTGCTCCTGGTATTGTTACAGCTGAAATGGTAGCTACTATGGCAAAAGATGCAATTGTTTTTGCTCTAGCTAATCCAGTACCAGAAATTATGCCAGATGAAGCTAAAAAAGGTGGGGCTAGAATTGTTGCTACTGGTAGATCTGATTTTCCTAATCAAGTAAATAATTGTCTTGCTTTTCCAGGTGTTTTCCGCGGGACTTTAGATGCTAAAGCAACTCAAATTACCGAAGAGATGAAAAAAGCTGCTACATATGCTCTAAAAAATATCATTAAAGAACAAGATTTAAATGAAAATAATATTTTACCAACTTCCTTTAATAAAGAAGTAGTTAAACAAATTGCTTTGGCAGTTTGTAAAGTAGCTAAAGAAACTGGAGTAGTAAGAAAATGA